Proteins co-encoded in one Pseudorhizobium banfieldiae genomic window:
- the guaB gene encoding IMP dehydrogenase — MARIIESATGADALTFDDVLLQPGHSEIMPGQTNIATTIARDIDLNLPILSSAMDTVTESRLAIAMAQAGGIGVIHRNLTPVEQAEEVRQVKKFESGMVVNPVTIGPDATLAEALSLMKAHGISGIPVVENGGNGGHKTGRLVGILTNRDVRFASDPSQKIYELMTRENLITVNDNVDQSEAKRLLHKHRIEKLLVVDGQGHCVGLITVKDIEKSQLNPNASKDAQGRLRAAAAISVGDDGYERAERLIEAGVDLLVVDTAHGHSQRVLDAVTRVKKLSNSVRIMAGNVATADGTKALIDAGADAVKVGIGPGSICTTRIVAGVGVPQLAAIMAAVGAACNQNIPVIADGGIKFSGDLAKAIAAGASAAMVGSLLAGTDESPGEVYLYQGRSFKAYRGMGSVGAMARGSADRYFQAEVRDTLKLVPEGIEGQVPYKGPVSAVLHQLAGGLRAAMGYVGGVDIRDYQEKATFVRISGAALRESHTHGVTITRESPNYPGAGG; from the coding sequence ATGGCACGTATCATTGAATCGGCGACCGGCGCGGACGCGCTTACCTTTGACGACGTGCTTCTGCAGCCCGGCCATTCCGAGATCATGCCGGGGCAGACAAACATCGCCACCACCATCGCCCGCGATATCGACCTCAACCTGCCGATCCTCTCCTCGGCAATGGATACGGTGACCGAGAGCCGGCTGGCGATTGCCATGGCGCAGGCCGGCGGCATCGGTGTCATCCACCGCAACCTGACGCCGGTCGAGCAGGCCGAAGAAGTCAGGCAGGTAAAGAAGTTCGAAAGCGGCATGGTCGTCAACCCCGTGACCATCGGCCCCGATGCGACGCTGGCGGAAGCGCTGTCACTGATGAAGGCGCACGGCATCTCCGGCATTCCGGTCGTGGAAAATGGTGGCAATGGTGGGCACAAGACCGGCCGTCTCGTCGGCATCCTGACCAACCGCGACGTCCGCTTCGCTTCCGATCCGTCCCAGAAGATCTACGAGCTCATGACGCGGGAAAACCTCATCACGGTCAACGACAACGTCGACCAGTCGGAGGCCAAGCGGCTCCTCCACAAGCACCGCATCGAGAAGCTTCTCGTGGTGGACGGGCAGGGGCACTGCGTCGGCCTGATCACCGTCAAGGACATCGAGAAGTCGCAGTTGAATCCGAACGCGTCCAAGGATGCACAGGGCCGCCTGCGGGCAGCGGCCGCGATCAGCGTCGGCGACGACGGCTATGAGCGGGCAGAGCGTCTAATCGAGGCCGGGGTGGACCTTCTGGTGGTCGATACCGCCCACGGTCATTCGCAGCGCGTCCTCGATGCCGTGACCCGGGTGAAAAAGCTTTCCAATTCCGTCCGTATCATGGCCGGCAATGTCGCCACGGCCGACGGCACGAAAGCACTGATCGATGCCGGCGCCGATGCAGTGAAGGTGGGCATTGGCCCCGGCTCGATCTGCACGACGCGCATTGTCGCCGGGGTGGGCGTGCCACAGCTTGCGGCGATCATGGCCGCCGTTGGCGCCGCCTGCAACCAGAACATCCCGGTCATCGCCGACGGCGGCATTAAGTTCTCCGGCGACCTTGCCAAGGCGATCGCCGCCGGCGCTTCCGCCGCGATGGTTGGCTCGCTGCTTGCCGGTACCGATGAGAGCCCGGGCGAGGTCTATCTCTACCAGGGGCGCTCCTTCAAGGCTTACCGTGGCATGGGGTCGGTGGGCGCCATGGCGCGCGGCTCAGCCGACCGTTACTTCCAGGCGGAGGTACGCGACACGCTGAAGCTCGTACCCGAGGGTATCGAAGGCCAGGTTCCCTACAAGGGCCCGGTATCGGCTGTGCTGCATCAGCTTGCGGGTGGCCTGCGCGCCGCCATGGGCTATGTCGGCGGCGTCGACATCCGCGACTACCAGGAAAAGGCGACGTTCGTGCGCATTTCCGGTGCGGCGCTCCGCGAAAGCCATACCCACGGCGTGACCATCACCCGCGAAAGCCCCAACTATCCGGGCGCCGGCGGCTGA
- a CDS encoding ABC transporter ATP-binding protein, whose amino-acid sequence MTAGLIEGSHLSKVYATATGPLVALSDVSFDVNEGEFISLVGPSGCGKSTLLSILGGLENQTEGVLLLSDKEHDGPRAEIGMMFQTSVLFPWRTIRQNVELPGIILGLDRKQQAEEADRLLDMVGLNGFGDRYPGELSGGMRQRVALARLLAHDPKVLLMDEPFGALDEFTRETMNVELLRIWEKTSKTVIFVTHNIGEAVFLSDRIFVMTPRPGRLEGIVDVDLPRPRKPEVMRDPRYSELVFDIRRMLGVDH is encoded by the coding sequence ATGACTGCCGGTTTGATAGAGGGATCGCATCTCAGCAAAGTCTACGCCACAGCGACAGGACCACTGGTGGCTCTGTCTGACGTGTCGTTCGATGTGAATGAAGGCGAGTTCATTTCGCTGGTCGGGCCAAGCGGATGCGGCAAGTCAACTCTGCTGTCGATCCTCGGCGGGCTCGAAAATCAGACGGAAGGCGTGCTGCTGCTATCAGACAAGGAGCACGACGGGCCCCGAGCCGAGATCGGGATGATGTTCCAGACCTCCGTGCTCTTTCCCTGGCGAACCATCCGGCAAAACGTGGAGCTGCCGGGCATCATCCTCGGCCTCGATCGCAAGCAACAGGCGGAAGAAGCCGACAGGTTGCTCGACATGGTCGGGCTCAACGGCTTCGGCGACAGATATCCCGGAGAGCTTTCCGGTGGAATGCGCCAACGCGTGGCGCTGGCAAGGCTTCTTGCCCACGATCCGAAGGTTCTCCTGATGGACGAGCCGTTTGGCGCACTCGATGAATTCACCCGCGAGACGATGAATGTCGAGCTGCTCCGTATCTGGGAGAAGACCAGCAAAACTGTGATCTTCGTCACCCACAACATCGGCGAAGCAGTCTTTCTTTCCGACCGCATTTTCGTGATGACGCCGCGCCCAGGCCGCCTGGAGGGCATCGTGGACGTCGACCTTCCCCGACCGCGCAAGCCAGAGGTGATGCGCGACCCCCGCTATTCCGAATTGGTGTTCGACATCCGCCGGATGCTCGGCGTCGATCACTGA
- a CDS encoding ABC transporter permease has product MNMASLNISSASATAEVKPAANVHADTIQRFLASEQIKQKRERIANRAMAIGFGIFVLIAWTIATEGGFVHALIIPSPIDTIEATVRVVGSSSFWPNVWVTVQEILWAFALGLGGGALLGVSVAMFASVRATLYPYLVAIQAPPKIVLAPIFVTWFGFDQASKIAIGVVMSFFPMFLNTLTGLSSVDPNAIKLMKSLTAGRWKTFRYLLLPNALPIMMAGVKLCWTLAVLGVIVGEFVGASAGIGYLIYAMNFQLDIAGVFSLIILLSLFTLFVYQLIEWLEGKIVFWKQL; this is encoded by the coding sequence ATGAACATGGCCTCGCTTAATATCTCTTCCGCATCCGCTACGGCGGAGGTGAAGCCTGCGGCGAACGTCCACGCGGACACAATCCAAAGATTTCTTGCTTCCGAGCAAATCAAGCAGAAGCGCGAGCGGATTGCCAATCGCGCGATGGCGATAGGCTTCGGCATCTTCGTGCTGATCGCCTGGACGATCGCCACAGAGGGTGGCTTTGTCCACGCGCTGATCATTCCATCGCCGATAGATACGATCGAAGCGACGGTTCGTGTTGTGGGCTCCAGTTCATTCTGGCCCAACGTTTGGGTGACCGTTCAAGAAATACTCTGGGCCTTCGCGCTCGGACTTGGCGGCGGGGCTCTCCTCGGCGTGAGTGTGGCGATGTTCGCCAGCGTCCGCGCCACTCTCTATCCCTACCTGGTCGCCATCCAAGCTCCGCCAAAGATCGTTCTTGCACCGATCTTCGTCACCTGGTTCGGCTTCGATCAGGCATCCAAGATCGCGATCGGTGTTGTTATGAGCTTCTTCCCGATGTTTCTCAACACGCTGACCGGTCTCTCCTCCGTCGATCCGAACGCGATCAAGCTGATGAAATCGCTCACCGCCGGCCGCTGGAAGACGTTCCGTTATCTGCTGCTGCCCAACGCGCTGCCGATCATGATGGCCGGGGTCAAGCTCTGCTGGACGCTGGCCGTGCTGGGCGTGATCGTCGGCGAATTCGTCGGGGCTTCGGCCGGTATCGGCTACCTGATCTACGCGATGAACTTCCAGCTCGATATCGCCGGAGTGTTCTCGCTCATCATCCTGCTCTCGCTCTTCACTCTCTTTGTCTACCAGCTGATCGAATGGCTGGAGGGAAAGATCGTCTTCTGGAAGCAACTTTGA
- a CDS encoding tyrosine-type recombinase/integrase, translated as MAVRHEVENLIRRGNIFYWRPRIPAAFIQCPPGSRLSLTLHCSDHRKAQIIGRKLNTRLAELKMRSQETMSKQQLQKLFEHERDRELERLDDISTVAKRNGRGADVMEMELDLEVGWAYQLLAKFGTRSDLSLEENCPGLAFLLKNEVPVSHIEAIRANYRAELSIARSTGFEDGIRRLIYNFDIPDTALNRERAMSKIFEGRAAALLDINDRHELVDRSLSEFKLRSRTDNPSADVRSTGTASKRQEGEQRVVAVSEFEQECEKLIANMGKEWEPATARDAMALVRMFKSVLAEHGVEHSGQIEQYHIGRLRQHFNDIPTDWGRSSRMRAMSALELRAEGDRLRKAAEATGTKAKVGLSTATIRKHFGNLQHFLKHVRGHGFDVADWSFDGLRPKKPKAGLIRLQQYKPSPQDIAPIFASPIYTGSLDCRRGRKKPGRHIFHDALYYLPILFTYLGARRNEFAGLAVDDVEQDQHGLVIQLRTNALRRLKNAQSHRTLPVPDELVRLGFVQYHAAIKQLGYEALFPDLFSDRTRNDPGDRFYDTFTPIMQEALGENMWKRSLHALRHGMADTLKQAGVPTEVIDDISGRLSEGSETNTRYTNPAGLPLMRSALTKYPVITATIEPAPLQLLPWVENKQAPPWARKGKA; from the coding sequence ATGGCTGTCCGCCACGAAGTCGAGAATCTCATCCGCCGCGGAAACATCTTTTACTGGCGACCACGCATTCCAGCCGCCTTCATTCAATGCCCACCAGGCAGCCGGCTTTCACTGACCCTTCACTGTTCTGATCATAGGAAGGCACAGATCATCGGCCGCAAGCTCAACACGCGGCTGGCCGAACTGAAAATGCGGTCGCAGGAAACGATGTCCAAGCAGCAACTCCAGAAACTCTTCGAACACGAGCGGGACAGGGAACTGGAGAGGCTCGATGACATCAGCACCGTGGCCAAGCGCAATGGGCGCGGTGCCGACGTCATGGAGATGGAACTCGACCTTGAGGTCGGCTGGGCATATCAGCTCCTCGCGAAGTTCGGGACCCGTTCAGACCTCAGCCTCGAAGAGAACTGTCCCGGCCTCGCCTTTCTCCTGAAGAACGAAGTTCCGGTTTCCCATATCGAGGCTATCCGGGCGAACTATCGCGCGGAACTGTCCATTGCGCGTAGCACGGGCTTCGAAGACGGCATCCGACGGCTGATCTACAACTTCGATATTCCGGACACCGCGCTCAACCGCGAGCGGGCGATGTCGAAAATCTTCGAAGGTCGGGCAGCAGCCCTGCTGGATATCAACGACCGCCACGAACTAGTGGATCGCAGCCTGAGCGAATTCAAATTGAGGAGCAGAACGGACAATCCCAGTGCCGACGTCAGAAGCACGGGGACGGCATCCAAGCGTCAGGAGGGCGAACAGCGGGTTGTTGCAGTTTCCGAGTTTGAGCAGGAATGCGAAAAGCTGATCGCGAACATGGGAAAGGAATGGGAGCCGGCGACCGCGCGGGACGCCATGGCGCTGGTGCGGATGTTCAAGTCGGTCCTTGCAGAACATGGCGTCGAGCATTCCGGGCAAATCGAGCAGTATCACATTGGCCGGCTGCGTCAGCACTTCAACGACATTCCGACGGACTGGGGCCGAAGCAGCCGAATGAGAGCCATGTCGGCGCTCGAACTACGCGCGGAAGGCGACCGGTTGCGGAAGGCTGCCGAGGCCACGGGAACGAAGGCCAAGGTTGGTCTTTCCACCGCAACGATCCGCAAGCATTTCGGGAACCTGCAACACTTCCTGAAGCATGTGCGCGGTCACGGTTTCGATGTCGCTGACTGGTCTTTTGACGGTTTGCGTCCGAAGAAGCCGAAAGCGGGGCTAATCCGATTGCAGCAGTACAAGCCGTCGCCGCAGGACATCGCACCCATATTCGCGAGTCCGATCTACACCGGCTCGCTGGATTGCAGGCGTGGGAGAAAGAAGCCCGGCCGGCACATCTTCCATGATGCCCTGTACTATCTCCCGATCCTTTTCACCTATCTTGGTGCGAGACGTAACGAGTTTGCCGGTCTCGCCGTTGACGACGTGGAGCAAGATCAGCACGGGCTTGTCATCCAGCTGAGAACGAACGCGTTGCGGCGGCTGAAAAACGCGCAATCTCACAGGACCCTCCCCGTCCCAGATGAGCTAGTTCGGCTTGGATTCGTCCAGTATCACGCGGCGATCAAGCAGCTTGGCTACGAAGCGTTGTTCCCAGACCTGTTCTCCGACAGGACCAGGAATGACCCTGGGGACCGCTTCTACGACACGTTTACCCCAATCATGCAGGAGGCACTGGGGGAGAACATGTGGAAGCGCTCCCTGCATGCCCTTCGCCACGGCATGGCGGATACACTGAAGCAAGCAGGCGTACCAACAGAGGTGATTGACGATATTTCGGGAAGACTGAGCGAGGGCAGCGAAACAAATACACGCTACACCAATCCAGCAGGCCTCCCGTTGATGCGCAGCGCGTTGACCAAATACCCGGTCATCACCGCCACTATCGAACCCGCTCCGCTACAGCTTCTCCCATGGGTGGAAAACAAGCAGGCCCCGCCATGGGCGCGTAAGGGAAAAGCCTGA
- a CDS encoding MBL fold metallo-hydrolase, protein MTMPILGRRALLGSAGLGMLAAPGIVRAQAAAPVAQDTTRLEINRAMPPETHRFTLGDFEVFVVKDGARPSGAPNETFGTNKSAADVAALLEENFLPPENFVNSFAPTLVNTGSDVVLFDTGLGPGGRAQGLGRLVEGLAAGGYSPEDVTVVVITHMHGDHIGGLMEDGKPTFPNARYVAGQVEYDFWTDTARVGTPAENGHKGVLANVQPLAEKMTFIGDGAEVVSGITGMAAFGHSPGHMIFNIESAGRRLVLTADTANHFVLSLQRPDWEVRFDMDKEAAAETRKKVFDMLATDKVAFLGYHMPFPAVGYVEKQETGYRFVPKSYQFEL, encoded by the coding sequence ATGACCATGCCCATATTGGGACGTCGGGCGCTGTTGGGATCCGCAGGCCTTGGAATGCTTGCTGCGCCAGGCATCGTCCGCGCACAAGCCGCTGCCCCCGTCGCTCAGGACACGACACGATTGGAGATCAACCGGGCCATGCCGCCAGAGACGCATCGCTTCACGCTGGGTGACTTTGAGGTCTTCGTCGTCAAGGACGGAGCACGGCCATCGGGTGCCCCGAATGAAACTTTCGGGACGAACAAGTCAGCAGCCGATGTCGCGGCGCTCCTTGAAGAGAATTTCCTGCCACCGGAGAACTTCGTCAACAGCTTTGCACCCACATTGGTGAACACCGGCAGTGATGTCGTTCTCTTCGACACCGGTCTCGGTCCGGGTGGGCGCGCGCAAGGCCTCGGCCGGCTGGTGGAGGGCCTTGCAGCCGGCGGCTATTCCCCCGAGGACGTGACGGTGGTGGTGATTACCCACATGCACGGCGACCACATCGGCGGGCTGATGGAGGACGGCAAGCCGACCTTCCCGAACGCCAGATACGTCGCCGGCCAGGTAGAGTACGACTTCTGGACAGATACCGCCCGCGTCGGAACCCCGGCCGAGAACGGCCACAAAGGCGTTCTGGCCAATGTCCAGCCGCTGGCGGAGAAGATGACCTTCATCGGTGACGGCGCCGAGGTTGTGTCCGGCATAACCGGCATGGCCGCCTTCGGCCATTCACCGGGCCACATGATCTTCAATATCGAATCCGCCGGACGCCGCCTGGTGCTGACGGCAGATACCGCCAACCATTTCGTCCTGTCTCTCCAGCGGCCGGATTGGGAAGTCCGCTTCGACATGGACAAGGAAGCGGCTGCGGAAACCCGCAAGAAGGTGTTCGACATGCTGGCGACAGACAAGGTCGCGTTCCTGGGCTACCACATGCCCTTCCCGGCGGTTGGCTACGTGGAGAAGCAGGAGACAGGATACCGCTTCGTGCCCAAGTCCTACCAGTTCGAACTTTGA
- a CDS encoding MFS transporter produces the protein MNRIVPLILAVALFMEQMDSTVIATALPTIAADLAVGPITLKLALTSYMVALAIFIPISGWMADRFGAKKVFRLALVVFIIGSICCAVSGTLLQFVLSRFLQGMGGAMMTPVGRLLLLRTTDRRELVSAMALLTIPALIGPLTGPPVGGFITTYFAWQWIFIINVPIGLAGIWLSGIYLPNVEAVRPPPIDWFGFLLASMAAAGTVFGLSVVSLPALPPVFGIAATLIGIACGIGYVRHARRHPTPILNLAILRNEAFRAATLSGTIFRISTGAIPFLMPLMLQLGFGLNPFQSGMITFAGAIGALTVKFVARRVFAATGFKATLITAGLFGALTTAVNGFFTPETSHALIISFLVLSGLCRSFFFTGGNALSYSEIDNSQASQATSIASVLQQVSLALGVAFAAFILELSALLSGEHLQLADFHLAFFVVAGVSVFAVLPLLGLKREAGAAVSGHGRKAIAEAEAAE, from the coding sequence ATGAATCGTATCGTCCCTCTCATCCTCGCCGTCGCACTGTTCATGGAGCAGATGGATTCGACCGTGATAGCGACGGCGCTTCCGACGATCGCCGCCGACCTCGCAGTCGGGCCGATCACGCTGAAGCTTGCGCTCACATCCTACATGGTGGCACTGGCGATATTCATCCCGATCAGCGGGTGGATGGCAGACCGCTTCGGCGCCAAGAAGGTCTTCCGGCTGGCGCTGGTGGTATTCATCATCGGCTCGATCTGCTGTGCCGTTTCCGGAACGTTGCTGCAGTTCGTCCTGTCGCGCTTTCTGCAGGGCATGGGCGGCGCGATGATGACGCCTGTCGGACGGCTCCTGCTGTTGAGGACGACCGACCGCCGGGAACTGGTCTCGGCAATGGCGCTCCTTACCATCCCGGCGCTGATCGGGCCGCTGACCGGACCGCCGGTTGGCGGCTTCATCACCACCTACTTTGCCTGGCAGTGGATCTTCATCATCAACGTGCCGATCGGCCTCGCGGGCATATGGCTGTCGGGCATATACCTGCCGAATGTGGAAGCCGTCCGGCCGCCACCGATCGATTGGTTCGGCTTCCTGCTGGCATCGATGGCCGCCGCAGGGACGGTCTTCGGCCTTTCCGTCGTCAGCCTTCCCGCCTTGCCGCCGGTCTTCGGCATTGCCGCGACCCTCATCGGCATTGCCTGCGGCATAGGCTATGTGCGTCACGCACGGCGCCACCCCACCCCGATCCTGAATCTCGCGATCTTAAGGAACGAGGCGTTCCGGGCTGCGACGCTCAGCGGAACCATCTTCCGGATTTCCACCGGAGCCATCCCCTTCCTGATGCCGCTGATGCTTCAGCTCGGATTTGGGCTCAACCCGTTCCAGTCCGGCATGATCACCTTTGCTGGAGCGATCGGAGCGTTGACTGTCAAGTTCGTCGCCAGGCGGGTGTTCGCCGCGACCGGCTTCAAGGCGACGCTGATAACCGCCGGCCTCTTCGGCGCGCTGACGACCGCCGTCAACGGCTTCTTCACCCCGGAAACCTCGCACGCGCTGATCATTTCGTTCCTGGTCCTCTCCGGGCTCTGCCGCTCCTTCTTCTTCACCGGCGGCAACGCGCTCAGTTATTCGGAGATCGACAATTCCCAGGCGAGCCAGGCCACATCAATCGCCTCGGTACTCCAGCAGGTAAGCCTCGCGCTCGGCGTGGCGTTCGCCGCCTTCATCCTCGAATTGTCCGCCCTTCTGTCGGGCGAGCACCTGCAACTCGCAGACTTCCACCTGGCATTCTTCGTCGTTGCCGGCGTATCGGTGTTTGCCGTTCTTCCCCTCCTCGGCCTGAAACGGGAGGCTGGCGCCGCCGTATCCGGACATGGACGAAAGGCCATCGCCGAAGCCGAAGCGGCCGAGTGA
- a CDS encoding ABC transporter substrate-binding protein translates to MTATTRMLSRFTAYATATAIIMMAAASQAQELVKFNGVTAQGGATAQMFPIYMAQEMGYYKEEGLDVTLNYSKGSSDAARQLAAGNVDWGIFSSAATMQTVQRGFPLKAIMQVYYPDTFDIVVPANSDIKSMADMKGKTIGLSDLAGGEVPMTRASIVETGLKEDEDVKLVVAGEGDPTTIRSFETDRIQAYAGAKRDLLLIPAQGIETRSITPAAIAAFPGDALSVRAETYDSDPELLVKFVRATLKGRQWGMDNPDKAFELLKTKYAAASLGDNPVAPQFWSLVQTYYTAPESVKVHGTMLPEAWKVYMDYLQLGEGEQKALAGPVDLSTILTDDIVLKASEATAQN, encoded by the coding sequence ATGACTGCCACGACGAGAATGCTTTCCCGTTTTACAGCCTACGCCACGGCAACGGCGATCATCATGATGGCTGCCGCATCGCAGGCACAAGAGCTGGTGAAGTTCAACGGCGTTACCGCCCAGGGCGGCGCGACTGCCCAGATGTTCCCGATCTACATGGCCCAGGAGATGGGCTACTACAAAGAGGAAGGCCTCGATGTGACCCTGAACTATTCCAAGGGGTCGTCGGATGCTGCTCGTCAGCTGGCTGCCGGTAACGTCGACTGGGGCATCTTCTCTTCGGCTGCCACCATGCAGACCGTACAACGAGGCTTCCCGCTGAAGGCCATCATGCAGGTGTACTACCCTGACACCTTTGACATCGTGGTGCCGGCAAACAGCGACATCAAAAGCATGGCTGACATGAAGGGGAAAACGATCGGCCTCTCGGATCTCGCTGGCGGTGAAGTTCCGATGACCCGTGCTTCGATCGTCGAGACCGGACTGAAGGAAGACGAGGACGTGAAGCTTGTGGTGGCCGGCGAAGGCGATCCCACGACCATCCGTTCATTCGAAACCGACCGCATCCAAGCCTATGCCGGGGCCAAGCGAGATCTGCTGCTCATCCCGGCTCAGGGCATCGAAACTCGCTCTATCACTCCGGCAGCTATCGCAGCATTCCCCGGCGACGCACTGTCGGTTCGAGCCGAGACCTACGACAGCGATCCGGAGCTTCTGGTAAAGTTCGTACGAGCAACCCTGAAAGGCCGTCAGTGGGGCATGGACAACCCCGACAAGGCATTCGAACTCCTGAAGACAAAGTACGCCGCCGCCTCCCTCGGTGACAACCCTGTCGCGCCGCAGTTCTGGTCGCTGGTCCAGACTTACTATACCGCGCCCGAGAGCGTTAAGGTCCACGGCACGATGCTGCCCGAAGCCTGGAAGGTGTACATGGACTACCTTCAGCTAGGCGAGGGCGAGCAGAAGGCACTGGCAGGCCCGGTCGATCTCTCCACGATACTCACCGATGATATCGTCCTGAAGGCCTCCGAAGCGACGGCTCAGAACTGA
- a CDS encoding RlmE family RNA methyltransferase, whose amino-acid sequence MTKPPVAGNRTGRKLGQKVKKGKLKASSRRWIERHINDPYVQRAKLEGYRARAAFKLLEIDEKHQILKGARRIIDLGAAPGSWSQIAAKVTGSTDEDIRVAAIDFLEMAPLPGVKILQLDFLDPSAPQQLTEAIGGAPDLVISDMAAPTTGHQKTDHLRTMHLCEVAAYFAVDVLKDGGHFLAKTFQGGTERDLLNMLKQNFRQVIHIKPGASRSESVEMFLLAKHFKGRKAEVEPDEAEA is encoded by the coding sequence ATGACGAAACCACCGGTCGCGGGCAACCGGACGGGCCGCAAGCTCGGCCAGAAGGTCAAGAAGGGCAAGCTGAAGGCGTCTTCGCGGCGCTGGATCGAGCGGCATATCAACGATCCCTATGTGCAGAGAGCAAAGCTTGAGGGTTACCGTGCCCGGGCGGCCTTCAAACTTCTTGAAATCGACGAGAAGCACCAGATCCTCAAGGGTGCTCGGCGGATCATCGATCTTGGCGCCGCCCCGGGGAGTTGGTCCCAGATCGCCGCCAAGGTGACGGGATCGACGGATGAGGACATCCGGGTGGCGGCGATCGACTTTCTCGAAATGGCGCCGCTGCCAGGTGTGAAGATCCTGCAGCTTGACTTCCTCGACCCCTCGGCCCCGCAACAACTGACCGAGGCGATCGGTGGAGCGCCGGACCTCGTGATTTCCGACATGGCCGCACCCACCACGGGTCACCAGAAGACGGATCACCTGAGGACGATGCATCTTTGCGAGGTGGCCGCCTACTTCGCGGTCGATGTCCTGAAGGACGGAGGACACTTTCTGGCGAAGACCTTTCAGGGCGGTACCGAACGCGACCTTCTCAACATGCTCAAGCAGAACTTCCGGCAGGTGATCCACATCAAGCCAGGCGCCTCGCGTTCGGAATCGGTCGAGATGTTCCTCCTGGCCAAGCACTTCAAGGGGCGCAAGGCGGAGGTGGAGCCGGACGAGGCGGAAGCCTGA
- a CDS encoding Ppx/GppA phosphatase family protein, translated as MDPEGGGKPQQGGASAEGRGDAKTRRRRAKRNGKRRHAAPSMHGGLAQDAGQGHVEPSNAESPKRKRKRRRVRSASTAEAMTQATAGTSASRRESTDVGTRGDRDRTRKRRKKNPHGRELQGRPLAQPRHAPAYAPEKAVTASAYPQTPQVAAEPSRPSFRDDYYAALDLGTNNCRLLVAQPTRPGQFRVVDAFSRIVRLGEGLAANRRLSNEAMDRAVEALKVCAAKLSSRPIRKMRLIATEACRAAENGEEFLDRVVRETSLTLEIIDRETEARLAVSGCSSLVGREARSVVLFDIGGGSSEIAVIRIGDSRSNRLANHITHWTSLPVGVVTLSERHGGRDVTPDVFAGMVAEVEDMLARFEAPPVTGLHRHDAEGFHLIGTSGTVTTLAGVHLDLPRYDRRKVDGLWLSDAEVSAMQAKLLSWDFAGRAANPCIGPDRADLVLAGCAILEAIRRRWPSPRMRVADRGLREGILTDMMADDGAWRRSRPRRDMEWQGEGKRR; from the coding sequence ATGGACCCCGAGGGCGGCGGAAAGCCGCAGCAGGGCGGGGCATCGGCTGAAGGGCGGGGCGACGCAAAGACCCGCCGCCGCAGGGCGAAGCGGAACGGCAAACGCCGTCACGCGGCGCCCAGCATGCATGGCGGACTAGCACAGGATGCTGGTCAGGGCCATGTCGAGCCGAGCAACGCCGAAAGTCCCAAACGCAAGCGAAAGCGGCGGCGTGTGCGATCGGCCTCGACTGCCGAAGCCATGACGCAGGCAACGGCCGGCACATCTGCGTCCCGGCGCGAAAGCACCGATGTCGGAACCCGCGGGGACCGCGACCGGACACGCAAGCGCCGCAAGAAGAACCCTCATGGGCGCGAGTTGCAGGGTCGGCCGCTTGCCCAGCCGCGCCATGCGCCTGCCTATGCGCCCGAGAAGGCCGTCACGGCGTCTGCGTACCCTCAGACGCCGCAGGTGGCCGCGGAGCCAAGCCGGCCGTCCTTCAGGGATGACTACTACGCAGCGCTCGACCTCGGCACGAACAACTGCCGCCTTCTGGTCGCCCAGCCGACACGGCCGGGTCAGTTCCGGGTCGTCGATGCCTTCTCGAGGATCGTCAGGCTCGGTGAAGGCTTGGCCGCGAACCGTAGGCTTTCCAACGAGGCAATGGACCGGGCCGTCGAGGCGCTGAAGGTCTGCGCCGCAAAGCTCTCAAGCCGGCCCATCCGCAAGATGCGCCTCATCGCCACCGAAGCGTGCCGGGCAGCCGAGAATGGGGAAGAGTTCCTCGATCGCGTGGTGCGCGAAACCAGCCTAACGCTCGAGATCATCGATCGCGAAACCGAGGCCCGCCTTGCGGTCTCCGGCTGCTCCTCGCTGGTCGGACGGGAGGCCCGTTCGGTGGTGCTGTTCGACATCGGCGGTGGCTCCTCGGAGATCGCGGTCATCCGGATCGGTGATAGCCGCTCCAACAGGCTTGCCAACCATATTACCCACTGGACGTCGCTTCCTGTGGGTGTCGTGACCCTGTCGGAACGCCACGGCGGACGCGACGTGACGCCGGATGTCTTTGCCGGCATGGTCGCAGAGGTGGAGGACATGCTGGCCCGCTTCGAAGCGCCGCCGGTGACGGGCCTCCACCGGCACGATGCCGAAGGCTTCCATTTGATTGGAACCTCGGGCACGGTGACAACGCTTGCAGGCGTTCATCTCGACCTGCCGCGCTACGATCGCCGCAAGGTCGACGGGCTGTGGCTTTCCGATGCGGAGGTTTCGGCGATGCAGGCGAAGCTCTTGTCGTGGGATTTCGCCGGCCGCGCCGCCAATCCCTGCATCGGGCCGGACAGGGCAGACCTGGTGCTCGCCGGATGCGCCATTCTGGAGGCGATCCGCAGGCGCTGGCCAAGCCCGCGTATGCGTGTTGCGGATCGTGGGCTGCGCGAAGGGATTCTGACCGACATGATGGCGGATGACGGGGCTTGGCGCCGCAGCCGCCCGCGCCGTGACATGGAGTGGCAGGGAGAGGGGAAGCGTCGATGA